ATTCCCCCAGATGCCCGGCAAGGTGACCACTGGCAGCGACATCGGGCAGGCCCACTGGGCCATGGAGCAGCTGCAGATGGAGGTGGGCATCGACCGTGTGAAGGTGAGGCCAGGGCAAGGTGGGTGCATCTGAGCAAGGGGGCAGGTGGACAGCCCAGCCCAGGTCTGGCTAACCGGGCTGGCCTGCAGGTATCCAAGGCGGCCGCTGACCTGCTGCAGTTCTGCATGGAGCAGGCCAAGAGTGACCCCTTCCTCATGGGCATCCCAGCTGCCACCAACCCCTTCAAGGAGAAGAAGCCCTGCACCATCCTATGACCCTGTAGCCCGGACCACCCAGGGGGCCTCAATAAACATGAAGTGAATGCTCCTCAGGGCATGGCTTGGCCAGGTTGCGATGGGGGGCAAAGGGGGACTTCGGGCTTGCAGGGACCAGTGTGGTGTGCAACtggcccagcctccctccccgcccACTCCAGGGTCATGGCCACAGGGGCCCACACACCCTGGACCCTGGACAGAGAAGCACGCCCTTCCTTCACCCCCTACCTGCTACCCACCCTCCAGCCTATGGGGTAGCATTAGCAGATCCCCTGTCCCACTGCACAAACACACTCGGGGTTAGAGTCTCAATCTACATGCCAGCGCGTGCCACATGCATACACGCCCACgtggcgcacacacacacacacaggtgccaCGTTCTCAAGTGTCTCCCTCTtccacacagacatacacagacaGGAATACTATAATAACACACACAGCCAGACAGGCCTCTCTGGGGACACTCAGACGCACGTGATCCCTGAAATGCACCCGGGCGGGCACAGGtgcacccacacccacacacacacagcagtggCTGTCGCTGAGGCTTTCATACACCAACTCAGACACACGCACATCCCCGGCATCCCAGCCCCGAGCAGCCTCGGGCGGATCCCTCAGGTGACACCAAGCTCACAGTCCAGGCCGGAGCACCAGTACATCaggtttatttctcctttgctctCCAGGGAGAGCAGGCATCCAAATCATAACAAAAACAAGGGCCCAAGGGTGGGGAGCAGCCCCCTGGGTCGGCCGAAACACAAACCTCCCCTCCCCTGGCATGGGGCCAAGCCCAgggaccccaccaccaccaccaccgacCATGGCCAGGACTCCTTGTGCCCTAGGCCTGTGGGGGCGGGGCAAAGGCAGCACCAGTGTGGGGGAAGGTCCCCCCGAGAACGGaggccccagcccagcctgccAGCAGGCAGATCCACATCCGCATCTGCCTGCTCAGGCCTGCAGCCTCCAGACCTCCAGCGACAGGCCCCCAGAGGCGGCCACCACCAGGTTGCCCTCAGCGCAGATCTGCAAGGACGGGGACATGAGGAGTCGGAGTCAGGGGTGCTCTGAGCAGCCAGGCAGGGCGCATGGGACAGGGCCTTACCCCATTCAGCACGTTGTGGTGGCTTCGAGTGCAGATGGTCCTTGGTGGGTCTGTGGGCACGTGCACCTGGTGAGGGGCAATGGGCAAAGGTCACGAGGTGTGCTCCTGGCAAGTGAGGGTGGGTAGAGAGGGGAGACTGTCGCAGGGCCTCACCCGGATGGTCTTGTCGGTGGACGTGGTGTACAAGGCCCCCAGGGAGTGTTTGATCCCTGTGATCTGAGACCTGTGGCCCACATCAAAGGACTGCGGAAGGGAGGGACAGGTGACACTCAGGCGTGGCTCTCCCAAGGCCAGTCCCCCACTGCCACCCGGGGGTTAAGAGGTAGGGAGGCAGCCCAGGGCGGGTCGGGTGGGGGCAAGAGCCTTGGCAGACCCGGACGAGCTGGAAGCAGCCATCCCGGTTGGCGAAGACATGCAGCAGGCCCTGGTTATCGCCGGCCCAGAGCTGAGGCTCCTGGTAGGACATGCAGAGCAGGTAGGAGTCCAGCTGTGGGAGGGACATGGGACGGAGCAGCTCAGGCCAGTCGGGGCCCTGCCGCAGCCCTGGTCCCTCCAGCCCCCCTGGGGAGCGCCCACCTGCAGCCGCTGCAGGACGCTGTTGGCTCGGCGGTCAAACACCACCAGCGTGTGGTCCTCACTGCCTGAAATGATGTGCCGGTCGTCCGCCAGCAGCGCCAGCACCGCGCTTGAGTGCAGCCGCCGGCTCTTCAGCAGGGCCGGGCCGACTTCATGGGCGATgggccagggaggagggggacatCAGAGCCCCTTGGAGGCCCCCTGGCCCACCCCAGGACCCTGGGTCTCCATCCTTCCTGGCAAAATACTACTCTGTctgctcccccaacccccatcccacAGGTGACCCTGTCGTTCCTCTGCCACCCCAGCTGGATCCGGGCTTCACAGGACCACcagacaccccccccccaaacccacctccatcccttctccttcctccagtcCCATCCGCTCGCAGTACAGAACGGACCTCAGCAAGTCCCGGCATAAAATGCTTCCCTCCTCCTGCAGGTCAGCCTGAGACGTGCCCCCACCCCATCCCGGCTCTGGCTCTGCCTGGAAAAGTTACACTGGGCCCTTcaattaaaataagaatgaataaataaataaacaatggaAAAGGCTTATGTGCTGGGCCAAGTTCACTCTAGGCattttaatgtaaacatttaGTCTACCAAAGTTCTTATTGTCATCTCCTCCCATTAGCCCTAGGCGGCTGGAGTTATTATTATCTGGATttgacaaatggggaaactgaggttcaaacctgactggggtcacacagctaggaggaGGGGGAGCCAGAATTCTCAAGGACTGTCCCACCTCCTACGGGACTCAGGCTCAGAGGCCCCTCCTCTG
This window of the Mesoplodon densirostris isolate mMesDen1 chromosome 3, mMesDen1 primary haplotype, whole genome shotgun sequence genome carries:
- the GNG14 gene encoding putative guanine nucleotide-binding protein G(I)/G(S)/G(O) subunit gamma-14, which produces MPGKVTTGSDIGQAHWAMEQLQMEVGIDRVKVSKAAADLLQFCMEQAKSDPFLMGIPAATNPFKEKKPCTIL